A window from Mus caroli chromosome 2, CAROLI_EIJ_v1.1, whole genome shotgun sequence encodes these proteins:
- the LOC110289440 gene encoding olfactory receptor 1361-like: MATKNRTEVTEFVLLGLSSQPEMQPVIFGVVLIMYLMAVLGNTLLVLVACSDPKLHTPMYFLLSQLSLIDISLTTIIVPQMLVHTLSVNRTISYNCCMTQLFSFMTVGSMEVHLLGAMAYDRYVAICDPLRYSAIVSHSLCLRITLTSWVVVSLNSLLYSVLVTRLTFCGNKVTHFFCDITPLLKLSCTRPVVNEMLIFTEGVAVVVSPFFFIFGSYVRIGIVIAHMHSVAALQKALSTCSSHVLVVMFLFGSLVHMYLKPSSSYNLEQDRQVAIFYTLISPMLNPLIYSLRNQEVKGALWRLFGKLYLRRCPAWISHNTCQRIS, translated from the coding sequence ATGGCTACTAAAAACAGGACAGAAGTGACTGAATTTGTGTTGTTGGGATtgtccagccagccagagatgcAGCCAGTTATTTTTGGAGTTGTCCTTATCATGTACCTGATGGCAGTTTTGGGCAATACCCTACTAGTGCTTGTTGCTTGCTCAGACCCCAAGCTTCATACCCCCATGTACTTCCTTCTCAGTCAGCTTTCCTTGATTGACATATCTCTAACAACTATCATTGTTCCCCAGATGCTGGTGCACACACTTTCTGTAAACAGAACCATTTCCTATAACTGCTGCATGACACAGCTCTTTTCCTTTATGACAGTGGGCAGTATGGAAGTTCACTTGCTTGGTGCAATGGCATATGACCGCTATGTTGCCATCTGTGACCCTTTAAGATACTCTGCCATTGTCAGCCATAGCCTCTGTCTGCGAATAACATTGACCTCATGGGTGGTGGTCAGCCTTAACAGTCTCCTGTACAGTGTGTTGGTCACTCGTTTAACCTTCTGTGGCAACAAGGTCACCCATTTCTTCTGTGACATCACTCCTCTACTGAAGCTCTCCTGTACTCGACCAGTGGTCAATGAAATGTTAATCTTCACTGAGGGTGTAGCTGTGGTGGTAAgcccctttttctttatttttggctCCTATGTTCGCATAGGTATTGTTATAGCTCACATGCACTCAGTTGCTGCCCTGCAGAAAGCTCTGTCCACTTGTAGCTCTCATGTTCTTGTTGTGATGTTTCTCTTTGGTTCTTTGGTTCACATGTACCTCAAGCCATCATCCAGCTACAATCTAGAACAAGATCGACAGGTTGCCATCTTTTACACACTCATTTCTCCCATGTTAAATCCACTAATCTACAGCCTCAGGAACCAGGAAGTTAAAGGAGCTCTGTGGAGGCTTTTTGGGAAACTATATCTCAGGCGGTGTCCAGCTTGGATTTCCCACAACACATGCCAGCGAATCTCCTGA
- the LOC110289443 gene encoding olfactory receptor 1B1 yields the protein MSCAQNASHSPIFLLLGFSRAGVPHTFLFLLFLFIYLTTILGNVTLILLISWDSRLHSPMYYLLRGLSMIDLGLSTVTLPQLLVHLASDSPAIPAARCLTQFFFFYAFGVTDTLVIAVMALDRYVAICDPLHYALVMNRQICARLLALSWVVSIVHTMLHVGLILPLCWAGDAGGNVKLPHFFCDHRPLLRASCSDTHSNELAIFLEGGFLMLGPCSLIVLSYARIGITILRLPSAAGRRRAVSTCGSHLTMVGFLYGTIIWVYFQPPSQSSRNQDMVASVMYTAITPLANPFVYSLRNKDVKGALHRLLRQGRVDS from the exons CCCACACTTTCCTCTTTTTATTGttcctatttatttatctgaCCACCATATTGGGGAATGTGACTTTGATACTGCTCATCTCCTGGGACTCCAGGCTCCACTCACCTATGTATTATCTCTTGCGTGGCCTCTCCATGATAGACTTGGGACTATCCACAGTCACCCTGCCCCAGCTGTTGGTTCATCTGGCATCTGATTCTCCAGCCATTCCTGCTGCCCGCTGTTTGactcagttctttttcttttatgcattTGGGGTCACAG ATACACTTGTCATTGCTGTCATGGCTCTggatcgctatgtggccatctgtgaCCCTCTGCACTATGCTTTGGTGATGAATCGACAAATCTGTGCCCGGTTACTGGCCTTGAGCTGGGTGGTATCCATAGTACACACCATGCTGCATGTGGGACTCATCCTGCCACTGTGTTGGGCTGGAGATGCTGGGGGCAATGTTAAACTTCCTCACTTCTTTTGTGATCACCGACCACTCCTGCGAGCCTCTTGCTCTGACACACATTCCAATGAGCTGGCTATATTCTTGGAGGGTGGCTTTCTCATGTTGGGCCCTTGTTCCCTTATTGTACTTTCCTATGCCCGAATTGGGATCACCATCTTACGATTGCCTTCAGCTGCTGGTCGCCGCAGAGCAGTCTCTACCTGTGGATCCCACCTCACCATGGTTGGCTTCCTGTATGGCACAATCATTTGGGTCTATTTCCAGCCTCCCTCACAGAGCTCCCGGAATCAAGACATGGTGGCTTCAGTAATGTACACTGCTATTACCCCATTGGCTAACCCATTTGTTTATAGTCTCCGCAATAAGGATGTGAAAGGTGCCCTCCACAGACTACTGAGACAGGGGAGAGTGGACTCCTGA